In one window of Mytilus trossulus isolate FHL-02 chromosome 7, PNRI_Mtr1.1.1.hap1, whole genome shotgun sequence DNA:
- the LOC134725524 gene encoding 3-mercaptopyruvate sulfurtransferase-like, producing the protein MLTKASALVTTKWLHNVLKSGVPKDIRILDSSFHLPSSNRNGRKEYQEKHIPGASYFDIDECCDKSSPYGHMLPDTKHFERYAGDLGIDLSTHVVVYDNSVNYGFFSAPRIWWMFRVFGHETVSVLDGGFMKWCSEGLPTTSEVVQVPKTIFHGLYHPHLVKSYEDIANNLKDNSFQLMDARGEGRFMGTKPEPREGIEPGHIPDSKNLCYQDIVDKESGVMLDVKEIKKLFNETGIDLSKPLVSTCGSGVTACCTAFAAYLCEKEDVPVYDGSWTEWYQRSSPDMRVCPSDKKEST; encoded by the exons atGTTGACGAAAGCAAGTGCTCTGGTCACAACTAAATGGTTGcataatgttttgaaaagtgGAGTTCCAAAAGACATTAGGATTCTTGACTCTTCTTTTCACTTGCCATCTTCGAACAGAAACGGTCGAAAAGAATATCAAGAAAAGCATATCCCGGGAGCgtcatattttgatattgacgaATGCTGTGATAAATCCTCTCCATACGGTCACATGTTACCGGACACAAAACACTTTGAGCGTTATGCAGGCGACTTAGGTATTGATCTTAGCACTCATGTTGTTGTTTATGATAACAGTGTAAACTACGGGTTTTTTTCTGCTCCAAGAATTTGGTGGATGTTCAGAGTTTTTGGACATGAAACGGTGTCGGTGCTTGATGGTGGTTTTATGAAATGGTGCTCTGAGGGTTTACCGACGACATCGGAAGTTGTTCAGGTTCCGAAAACAATATTCCACGGACTTTATCACCCTCATTTAGTAAAGTCATACGAGGATATTGCGAACAACTTAAAAGATAATTCGTTTCAATTAATGGATGCTCGAGGAGAAGGGCGATTTATGGGAACCAAACCGGAACCAAGAGAAG GTATAGAGCCTGGTCATATACCAGATTCTAAGAATCTCTGTTACCAAGATATTGTGGATAAGGAAAGCGGTGTAATGCTCGatgtaaaagaaattaaaaaactttTCAATGAAACTGGAATTGATCTATCAAAACCTTTGGTATCCACTTGTGGTTCAG GTGTAACTGCGTGTTGCACAGCATTTGCTGCCTATTTGTGCGAGAAAGAAGACGTGCCCGTATACGATGGGTCATGGACAGAATGGTACCAAAGATCATCTCCAGATATGAGAGTGTGTCCTAGTGATAAAAAAGAATCTACATGA
- the LOC134725522 gene encoding 3-mercaptopyruvate sulfurtransferase-like isoform X1 encodes MLTKASALVTTEWLHNVMKSGDPKDIRILDSSFHLPSSNRNGRKEYEEKHIPGALYFDIKECCDKSSPYGLMLPDTKRFEQYVGNLGIDNSTHIVVYDNGVNYGFFSAPRIWWMFRVFGHEMVSVLDGGFMKWCSEGLPTTSEVVQVPKTIFDGIYHPHLVKSYEDIVKNLKDNSFQLMDARGGGQFMGIKPEAREGLESGHIPYSKNLCYQDIVDKENGVMLDVKELKKLFNETGIDLSKPLVSSCASGLTACCIAFAAYLCGKEDVPVYDGSWPEWYLRSTPDMRFCPSDKKEATCMIC; translated from the exons atGTTGACGAAAGCAAGTGCTCTGGTCACAACTGAATGGTTGCATAATGTAATGAAAAGTGGAGATCCAAAAGATATTAGGATTCTTGACTCTTCTTTTCACTTGCCATCTTCGAACAGAAACGGTCGAAAAGAATATGAAGAAAAGCATATCCCGGGAGCgttatattttgatatcaaaGAATGTTGTGATAAATCCTCTCCTTACGGTCTCATGTTACCAGACACAAAACGCTTTGAGCAGTATGTAGGCAACTTAGGTATTGATAATAGCACTCATATTGTTGTTTATGATAATGGAGTAAACTACGGATTTTTCTCTGCTCCAAGAATTTGGTGGATGTTCAGAGTTTTTGGACATGAAATGGTGTCAGTGCTTGACGGTGGTTTTATGAAATGGTGCTCTGAGGGTTTACCGACGACATCGGAAGTTGTTCAGGTTCCGAAAACAATATTCGACGGTATTTATCACCCACATTTAGTAAAGTCATACGAGGATATTGTGAAAAACTTGAAAGATAATTCGTTTCAGTTAATGGATGCTCGAGGAGGAGGACAATTTATGGGAATCAAACCGGAAGCAAGAGAAG GTTTAGAGTCTGGTCATATACCATATTCAAAGAATCTCTGTTATCAAGATATTGTGGATAAGGAAAACGGTGTTATGCTTGATGTAAAAGAGCTTAAAAAACTTTTCAATGAAACTGGAATTGATCTATCAAAACCATTAGTATCCTCTTGTGCTTCAG GTCTTACTGCCTGTTGCATAGCATTTGCTGCCTATTTATGTGGGAAAGAAGACGTGCCCGTATACGATGGGTCATGGCCAGAATGGTATCTAAGATCAACTCCAGATATGAGGTTTTGTCCTAGTGATAAAAAAGAAGCAACATGTATGATATGTTAA
- the LOC134725522 gene encoding thiosulfate sulfurtransferase-like isoform X3 gives MLTKASALVTTEWLHNVMKSGDPKDIRILDSSFHLPSSNRNGRKEYEEKHIPGALYFDIKECCDKSSPYGLMLPDTKRFEQYVGNLGIDNSTHIVVYDNGVNYGFFSAPRIWWMFRVFGHEMVSVLDGGFMKWCSEGLPTTSEVVQVPKTIFDGIYHPHLVKSYEDIVKNLKDNSFQLMDARGGGQFMGIKPEAREGLTACCIAFAAYLCGKEDVPVYDGSWPEWYLRSTPDMRFCPSDKKEATCMIC, from the exons atGTTGACGAAAGCAAGTGCTCTGGTCACAACTGAATGGTTGCATAATGTAATGAAAAGTGGAGATCCAAAAGATATTAGGATTCTTGACTCTTCTTTTCACTTGCCATCTTCGAACAGAAACGGTCGAAAAGAATATGAAGAAAAGCATATCCCGGGAGCgttatattttgatatcaaaGAATGTTGTGATAAATCCTCTCCTTACGGTCTCATGTTACCAGACACAAAACGCTTTGAGCAGTATGTAGGCAACTTAGGTATTGATAATAGCACTCATATTGTTGTTTATGATAATGGAGTAAACTACGGATTTTTCTCTGCTCCAAGAATTTGGTGGATGTTCAGAGTTTTTGGACATGAAATGGTGTCAGTGCTTGACGGTGGTTTTATGAAATGGTGCTCTGAGGGTTTACCGACGACATCGGAAGTTGTTCAGGTTCCGAAAACAATATTCGACGGTATTTATCACCCACATTTAGTAAAGTCATACGAGGATATTGTGAAAAACTTGAAAGATAATTCGTTTCAGTTAATGGATGCTCGAGGAGGAGGACAATTTATGGGAATCAAACCGGAAGCAAGAGAAG GTCTTACTGCCTGTTGCATAGCATTTGCTGCCTATTTATGTGGGAAAGAAGACGTGCCCGTATACGATGGGTCATGGCCAGAATGGTATCTAAGATCAACTCCAGATATGAGGTTTTGTCCTAGTGATAAAAAAGAAGCAACATGTATGATATGTTAA
- the LOC134727204 gene encoding complement C1q-like protein 3: MSAITFVLLSFISVSSGLLEGLPSQEELHSDATLQLLISEVTRLSNELKEAQEKITTLDKQVDKLTNKDRDIAFFAYLGPGLVNPSPGTTIVFNEPMTNSGNNYDPQHGVFTASVNGTYNFHLIAASPENSDPSHQLHLYITKNKPGSYVSYGWLDRTTDHWVQTSASAVLHLIQGDRIWVEVGTVVGSHTLAGHSDNRPHTYWSGFLIHAD; this comes from the exons ATGTCTGccataacatttgttttgttatcatttATCAGTGTTTCTTCTGGACTTCTTGAAGGTTTACCATCTCAAGAGGAGCTGCATAGTGACGCAACTCTTCAGCTTCTCATATCGGAAGTTACTAGACTAAGCAATGAACTCAAAGAGGCTCAGGAGAAAATTACCACATTGGACAAACAAGTCG ACAAGCTAACGAATAAAGATCGTGACATTGCGTTCTTTGCTTACCTAGGACCTGGTTTGGTAAACCCTAGTCCTGGAACAACAATAGTTTTCAATGAACCAATGACGAATTCAGGCAACAATTATGATCCGCAACATGGAGTGTTCACGGCCTCTGTCAATGGAACATATAATTTTCACCTAATTGCCGCCTCCCCCGAGAACAGCGACCCATCCCATCAGTTGCATCTATACATCACAAAGAACAAGCCTGGATCCTACGTGTCATATGGTTGGTTGGATAGAACGACAGACCATTGGGTACAGACCAGTGCTTCTGCTGTTCTTCATTTGATTCAAGGAGACAGGATTTGGGTCGAAGTTGGGACAGTCGTAGGCTCTCACACCCTTGCAGGACACAGCGATAACAGACCACACACATATTGGTCTGGTTTTCTGATCCATGctgattaa
- the LOC134725522 gene encoding thiosulfate sulfurtransferase-like isoform X2, whose protein sequence is MLTKASALVTTEWLHNVMKSGDPKDIRILDSSFHLPSSNRNGRKEYEEKHIPGALYFDIKECCDKSSPYGLMLPDTKRFEQYVGNLGIDNSTHIVVYDNGVNYGFFSAPRIWWMFRVFGHEMVSVLDGGFMKWCSEGLPTTSEVVQVPKTIFDGLESGHIPYSKNLCYQDIVDKENGVMLDVKELKKLFNETGIDLSKPLVSSCASGLTACCIAFAAYLCGKEDVPVYDGSWPEWYLRSTPDMRFCPSDKKEATCMIC, encoded by the exons atGTTGACGAAAGCAAGTGCTCTGGTCACAACTGAATGGTTGCATAATGTAATGAAAAGTGGAGATCCAAAAGATATTAGGATTCTTGACTCTTCTTTTCACTTGCCATCTTCGAACAGAAACGGTCGAAAAGAATATGAAGAAAAGCATATCCCGGGAGCgttatattttgatatcaaaGAATGTTGTGATAAATCCTCTCCTTACGGTCTCATGTTACCAGACACAAAACGCTTTGAGCAGTATGTAGGCAACTTAGGTATTGATAATAGCACTCATATTGTTGTTTATGATAATGGAGTAAACTACGGATTTTTCTCTGCTCCAAGAATTTGGTGGATGTTCAGAGTTTTTGGACATGAAATGGTGTCAGTGCTTGACGGTGGTTTTATGAAATGGTGCTCTGAGGGTTTACCGACGACATCGGAAGTTGTTCAGGTTCCGAAAACAATATTCGACG GTTTAGAGTCTGGTCATATACCATATTCAAAGAATCTCTGTTATCAAGATATTGTGGATAAGGAAAACGGTGTTATGCTTGATGTAAAAGAGCTTAAAAAACTTTTCAATGAAACTGGAATTGATCTATCAAAACCATTAGTATCCTCTTGTGCTTCAG GTCTTACTGCCTGTTGCATAGCATTTGCTGCCTATTTATGTGGGAAAGAAGACGTGCCCGTATACGATGGGTCATGGCCAGAATGGTATCTAAGATCAACTCCAGATATGAGGTTTTGTCCTAGTGATAAAAAAGAAGCAACATGTATGATATGTTAA